From Panthera uncia isolate 11264 chromosome E1, Puncia_PCG_1.0, whole genome shotgun sequence, one genomic window encodes:
- the ZPBP2 gene encoding zona pellucida-binding protein 2 isoform X2 — MDFRRAKKETVDPTYIWIGPNEKPLTGNNQINITKTGKLMVKDFLEALSGLYTCTLSYKTVKAETQEETIVKQRYDFMIFAYREPDYSYQMAVRFTTKSCEGRYNDLLFRVLKKILDNLISDLSCHVIEPSYKCHFVKIPKHGLIHELFIAFQVNPFAPGWKGACNDSADCEDITNHNILQARDRIEEFFRSQAYIYYHDFNKTIPAMHFVDHSFQVVRMDSCRPGFGKNEGLHSNCASCCVACSPGTFSPDVDVTCQNCVSVRIYGAKSCT, encoded by the exons gaaataatcaaataaatataactaaaacAGGAAAGCTGATGGTGAAAGATTTTCTGGAGGCTTTGTCTGGACTTTACACATGTACTCTTTCTTATAAGACTGTCAAAGCAGAAACCCAAGAAGAAACAATAGTAAAGCAGAGATATGACTTTATGATCTTTG cctatCGGGAACCTGATTACTCATATCAGATGGCTGTACGTTTTACCACAAAGTCTTGTGAAGGAAGATATAATGACCTGCTTTTTAGAGTGCTGAAGAAAATCTTGGATAATTTAATCTCTGATTTGTCGTGCCATGTCATAGAACCATCATATAAATGCCATTTTGTTAAAATTCCAAAACACGGCCTCATACATGAGCTATTTATAGCCtttcaag TTAATCCTTTTGCACCAGGGTGGAAAGGTGCATGCAATGATTCTGCTGACTGTGAAGATATCACTAATCATAATATCCTCCAG GCAAGAGATCGGATAGAAGAATTTTTCCGGAGCCAAGCATATATTTACTACCACGACTTTAATAAAACTATACCAGCTATGCATTTTGTGGACCACAGTTTTCAAGTAGTACGTATGGATAGCTGTCGTCCAGGCTTTGGAAAAAATGAAGGTCTACACAGTAATTGTGCTAGCTGTTGcg tGGCTTGTAGTCCTGGGACTTTTAGTCCTGATGTTGATGTTACTTGTCAAAACTGCGTTTCTGTCCGTATTTATGGAGCTAAATCTTGCACataa